The Malus sylvestris chromosome 14, drMalSylv7.2, whole genome shotgun sequence genome segment aaatgagGTCAAATGTTTGAAATAATTCTGAACACAAGTTATGTGCAAGTGTTTTGCATAAAAAACTTAATAGTGTTAAGATGAGATGATAAATTAATGATTTTGGAAAGTTGatatgacaaattaaaaaaaatgtgcaagttcatatgacatttcaaaaaatttatttatacaccgtataaatacatataaaaaaacTTTGACGATGTAAGATGATATTTTTcgagtgctaataataatttttatatagtaatttatttaaaaaaaaacctttaactGGTTAGTTGATAGTGAAATTTGATTTACCCTATCTCTCTCTAGTAAGTGCAAGTAACTACCGTTACGCATAAAAAAATGAAGTGCAAGTAAAGCATACATTCGAGAAAGCGATAGAGAGCGAGATAAAGGCGAGAGCTTTATTTGCCGTACCGCCATCTCCCACTCTCCTAGAGTTCTTCTGCTAATTCTCTCCGAGTAATTAAAGATGGTAGACTTCGCTAGGGTTCAGAAGGAGCTTCAGGAATGCAGCAGAGACATCGAGCGCTCCGGCATCAAAGTCATCCCCAAAAGCGAAGCCACTCTTGCCCGTTTAATCGGAACAATTCCCGGCCCAGTTGGTACTCCTTATGAGGGCGGCACTTTCCAGATCGACATCGCATTGCCAGGTTCAATTCTCAATTGCCCTTTTCACTGTTTGCTGCTGTTTTGTATTGTACTCgtaattttgatgtttttttctgtttgtttcccgagCAAAAGCCCAGAAAGTGAAATGGGTTGTGCCAAAATTGAAACTTTTCTATGAAAAAAGGTTATGGCAGTGAATATATTGTTGGGTTTAAGTGGGTTTGAATGAAGAAATTTGCtgctaaagaaaaaaattaaaaagatgttaATTTGTAATATTTGGGTTGTTTAATTTGGAGGGAAGTAAGTGTGTGAAtattaatttgttgaaattaCACTTCCttttcttgttcttgtgtgttctGACCCTGTGCTGTTAGATAATTTGGTTTGGGTAACTTTTGATTGCATTAATATGCAAAAATTAATAGTTTAGCTAATAGCTGGTTGCTTGTAAACATGGGTTTCGATTCGTAACGAATGAGAAAGGAATATACTAAACTTACTACTAACACGGCTGTCAACTGTCTGATTTCTTCGTGCAGATGCGTACCCTTTTGAGCCTCCCAAAATGCAGTTTACGACCAAAGTTTGGTAGGGCGAATTTATGTTCATATCTCTTCCTctagtttcttttctttctattctGGTTGTTCATTGACCACACAGTGCACACACTGAGTACTATGAGATGTCCTACATAGCCGTTTAGGTCATATTGCATATACGAGTATGCATTCGGAAAATAGACTTAAATTTCCCGGTTTGATAAGACTGAAAAAAGAAGCCATTAAGAATAAAGAATGAACGAAGAAGGTATACTGAAGCCCAGCTTCTGATTCGGAATTAGAACTTCTTTTAGGTCTCTATGTAGTCAACCCAGTTCAAACTGCAAGTTGACGACTTTGATCGAACTTTCTTTGATTTGGCTTGGATGTCAATGTTGGGTTCTTAGTATATCCTGTTTACTGACCTTTATAATGTTAAGTAAGAACAGTTTGTAAAGTAGAACAAAACAACCAGGTGCCACTGTGTAAGATTGCGGGGACTGATGAATTGGAATACTCAGAAAAACGATATGCATAGGAATCATTAATGATTTTCTGTTGTGTATATATGTCATATGTTGAAGGCACCCTAATATTAGCAGTCAAAGTGGAGCAATTTGTCTGGATATTTTGAAAGACCAATGGAGCCCAGCTCTTACACTGAAGACAGCACTTCTTTCTGTACAAGCTTTGCTTTCTGCTCCTCAGCCAGATGATCCTCAAGATGCTGTGGTGGCACAACAGGTCTAAACTAGCGTTTTTCCTTTAAccagcgaagaaggctttggtgtatttaacacaatacgttgaaatgaaggaaagcttatttattgatatccccgataagctacaaatatgtacatatacatgagtcaaaataagcacacaagagggagccttcacaaaggttgcttaggagaagtctcagcagtcggtagagccccagaaagagaaggcaccggaggggtatcatttggagcctcagtactggacagaaccctagaaggaggaggcatcagaggttgatcatttggagcttcattacgcggtacagccccagaagacgaaggcaataaatgcctttggaacaaacccacaaatctctgatgat includes the following:
- the LOC126599288 gene encoding ubiquitin-conjugating enzyme E2 27-like, whose amino-acid sequence is MVDFARVQKELQECSRDIERSGIKVIPKSEATLARLIGTIPGPVGTPYEGGTFQIDIALPDAYPFEPPKMQFTTKVWHPNISSQSGAICLDILKDQWSPALTLKTALLSVQALLSAPQPDDPQDAVVAQQYLKDYQTFVGTARYWTETFAKKSSLGIVEKVQKLVEMGFPEAQARSTLEAAGGDENLALEKLCSG